A single Symbiobacterium thermophilum IAM 14863 DNA region contains:
- the alsA gene encoding D-allose ABC transporter ATP-binding protein AlsA, with translation MEPLVRMDHITKTFPGVRALSDITFDIRPGEVHVLLGENGAGKSTLMKILSGAYEPTSGTITVDGRAYPRLTPALSAKLGISIIYQELSVINELSIEENIFVGRLPVRKVMGVPVVDYAFMRQRTQELLDILDLRRSPETLVGDLSISEKQMVEIAKAVAFNARVIIMDEPTSSLTDAEVEKLFAIIRRLKGEGKGIVYISHKLKEILAIGDRITVLKDGTYVGTRDVQDVTMDGLVTMMVGRELKDKYQANTDVHRTGKVIFEVRNLTRRDGRVQDVSFALREGEVLGFAGLVGAGRSETMCAIYGTDPIRSGEIWLHGERMEIRSPYDALKKGIGLVTENRRETGFFPNFSIRRNVAIARQLKLARWGGLWGLVNERDEQKTAEKARADMQIKCASLEQNITELSGGNQQKVILGKWLAAGVKVLIFDEPTRGIDVGTKAEIYKLMRSLAESGIGVIVVSSELPELLSVCDRIIVMSEGRISAEFTAAEATEEKIVKAATVGAGASGGN, from the coding sequence ATGGAACCGCTCGTTCGGATGGATCACATCACCAAGACGTTTCCGGGGGTCAGGGCCCTCAGCGACATCACCTTCGACATCCGTCCCGGCGAGGTGCACGTGCTGCTGGGGGAAAACGGCGCCGGCAAGTCGACGCTCATGAAGATCCTGAGCGGCGCTTACGAACCCACCAGCGGGACCATCACCGTCGATGGCCGCGCGTACCCGCGGCTCACCCCGGCGCTCTCGGCCAAGCTGGGCATCAGCATCATCTATCAGGAACTGAGCGTGATCAACGAGCTCAGCATCGAGGAGAACATCTTCGTCGGCCGCCTGCCGGTGCGGAAGGTGATGGGCGTCCCGGTCGTCGACTACGCGTTCATGCGGCAGCGGACCCAGGAGCTGCTGGACATCCTGGACCTGCGCCGGTCGCCGGAGACGCTCGTCGGGGATCTGAGCATCTCGGAGAAGCAGATGGTGGAGATCGCCAAGGCTGTGGCGTTCAACGCCAGGGTCATCATCATGGACGAGCCGACCTCGTCGCTGACCGACGCCGAGGTGGAGAAGCTCTTTGCGATCATCCGCCGGCTGAAGGGCGAGGGAAAGGGCATCGTCTACATCTCCCACAAGCTGAAGGAGATCCTCGCCATCGGCGACCGGATCACCGTCCTGAAGGACGGGACCTACGTGGGGACGCGGGACGTGCAGGACGTCACCATGGACGGCCTGGTGACGATGATGGTGGGCCGGGAGCTGAAGGACAAGTACCAGGCCAACACCGACGTCCACCGGACCGGAAAGGTCATCTTCGAGGTCCGGAACCTGACCCGCCGGGACGGGCGCGTGCAGGACGTCTCCTTCGCCCTCCGGGAGGGCGAGGTGCTGGGATTCGCAGGGCTGGTCGGCGCCGGACGGAGTGAGACCATGTGCGCCATCTACGGCACCGACCCCATCCGCTCGGGCGAGATCTGGCTGCACGGCGAACGAATGGAGATCCGCTCGCCCTACGACGCCTTGAAGAAAGGCATCGGTCTGGTCACCGAAAACCGCCGCGAGACGGGCTTCTTCCCGAATTTCAGCATCCGGCGGAACGTGGCCATCGCCCGGCAGCTGAAGCTCGCCCGCTGGGGCGGCCTGTGGGGGCTCGTGAACGAGCGGGACGAGCAGAAGACGGCCGAGAAGGCGCGGGCCGACATGCAGATCAAGTGCGCCTCGCTGGAGCAGAACATCACCGAGCTCTCGGGCGGCAACCAGCAGAAGGTGATCCTCGGCAAGTGGCTGGCGGCGGGCGTGAAAGTCTTGATCTTCGACGAGCCCACCCGGGGCATTGACGTGGGCACCAAGGCGGAGATCTACAAGCTGATGCGGTCGCTGGCCGAAAGCGGCATCGGGGTCATCGTCGTCTCGTCGGAGCTGCCGGAACTCTTGTCGGTGTGCGACCGCATTATCGTCATGAGCGAGGGCCGGATCAGCGCGGAGTTCACGGCCGCGGAAGCGACCGAGGAAAAGATTGTGAAGGCGGCCACCGTCGGCGCCGGAGCGAGTGGAGGGAACTGA
- the alsC gene encoding D-allose ABC transporter permease has protein sequence MAKDIAVKKRLSFSDVWDKYSTVLILILMILVFGALEPVAFLGGSNLIKIVEQSAITILLACGEFFAILLAGIDLSVSSTMALTGVVTAKLLVAGVHPFLAVVLGAILLGGLIGALNGGLINATGLPPFIITLGTQAILRGLTLTVSSARAVSGVPVTFTKAMGGKLFGVVPTPILIALITALVLTFFTKKTQAGRNLYAIGGNAQSAWFAGINVKRHTLLAFTIAGICAGLAGMVNIARLGAAEPNAGTGYETFAIAAAIIGGTSFFGGVGVVPKVVVGGLIIGVINNGLNMVGVSSYYQQIAMGALIIVAVTLDRFFGASRKRG, from the coding sequence TTGGCCAAGGACATCGCGGTGAAGAAGCGTCTTTCGTTCAGCGATGTATGGGACAAGTACAGCACTGTCCTGATTCTCATCCTCATGATCCTCGTGTTTGGCGCTCTGGAGCCCGTGGCCTTCCTCGGGGGCAGCAATCTGATCAAGATCGTGGAGCAGAGCGCGATCACCATCCTCCTGGCCTGCGGCGAGTTCTTCGCCATCCTGCTGGCCGGCATCGACCTGTCGGTCAGCTCGACCATGGCCCTGACCGGCGTGGTGACCGCCAAGCTGCTGGTTGCGGGCGTGCACCCCTTCCTGGCCGTGGTCCTGGGCGCCATCCTGCTGGGCGGGCTGATCGGCGCCCTCAACGGCGGGCTGATCAACGCCACCGGCCTTCCCCCCTTCATCATCACCCTCGGCACCCAGGCCATCCTGCGGGGGCTCACGCTGACCGTCTCCTCCGCCAGAGCCGTATCGGGGGTTCCGGTCACGTTCACCAAGGCGATGGGCGGCAAGCTGTTCGGCGTGGTGCCGACCCCGATCCTCATCGCACTGATCACCGCCCTGGTGCTGACATTCTTCACGAAAAAGACCCAGGCCGGGCGCAACCTGTACGCCATCGGCGGCAACGCTCAGTCGGCCTGGTTTGCCGGCATCAATGTGAAGCGGCACACCCTGCTGGCCTTCACCATCGCCGGCATCTGCGCCGGCCTCGCGGGGATGGTCAACATCGCCCGTCTCGGGGCGGCCGAGCCCAACGCCGGCACGGGCTATGAGACCTTCGCCATCGCGGCTGCCATCATCGGCGGGACCAGCTTCTTCGGCGGCGTCGGCGTCGTGCCGAAGGTGGTGGTCGGCGGTCTGATCATCGGCGTCATCAACAACGGCCTGAACATGGTGGGCGTCTCCTCCTACTACCAGCAGATCGCCATGGGCGCCCTGATCATCGTCGCCGTCACCCTGGACCGCTTCTTCGGCGCGAGCCGCAAGCGTGGATAA
- a CDS encoding ribulose-phosphate 3-epimerase, with product MLLCPSMMCAHFGNLAHEVAELEAAGIDMFHLDVMDGRFVPNFGMGLQDIEFIAAHATKPADVHLMIEDPGNYVEKFAKLGIKVIYTHPEADYHPARTLLKIADAGAAPGIAINPGTPVEAIEPLLHLAQYVLVMTVNPGFAGQPYLSFVDEKVDRLAELKERYGYRIVIDGACTAAVVERLAPRGVDGFVLGTKGLFGRGKPYGEVIAELRSRSGDCRR from the coding sequence GTGTTGCTGTGCCCGTCGATGATGTGCGCCCATTTCGGCAACCTCGCCCATGAGGTGGCCGAACTGGAGGCCGCCGGGATCGACATGTTTCACCTGGATGTGATGGATGGTCGGTTCGTGCCGAACTTTGGCATGGGGCTGCAGGACATCGAGTTCATTGCCGCCCACGCCACCAAGCCGGCGGACGTCCACCTGATGATCGAGGACCCGGGGAACTACGTGGAGAAGTTCGCGAAACTGGGCATCAAGGTCATCTACACCCATCCGGAGGCGGACTACCATCCGGCGCGGACCTTGCTGAAGATCGCCGACGCCGGCGCCGCCCCGGGGATCGCGATCAACCCCGGGACGCCGGTGGAGGCCATCGAGCCGCTGCTCCATCTGGCCCAGTACGTCCTGGTCATGACCGTGAATCCCGGGTTCGCCGGGCAGCCATACCTGTCGTTCGTTGACGAGAAGGTCGACCGCCTGGCGGAGTTGAAGGAGCGCTACGGTTACCGCATCGTGATCGACGGTGCGTGCACGGCAGCCGTGGTCGAGCGTCTGGCCCCGCGCGGCGTGGACGGGTTCGTGCTCGGGACCAAGGGACTCTTCGGCAGGGGCAAGCCCTACGGCGAGGTGATCGCGGAACTGCGCAGCCGGAGCGGCGACTGCCGGCGTTGA
- the alsK gene encoding allose kinase: MDKRAAGPHDEEVIDLYDDVVLGIDLGGTHLRLGLVDRNYQVSQFEIRKTREILQGDRPVQRLIDTVSAYIAAHLGDRLPAAVAVGFPSTVDRTRRVVMSTPNIPGLNDLPVADLMEQALGVPVFVNRDVNFLMLHDLLAHDLEGLPIVLGFYVGTGFGNAVFLDGRLLTGRHGMAAELGHVPLFRLQDRCGCGNPGCAEIIASGLRLERIQQEQFPDVPLEELFIRHASHPALRQFVEDLSLPIATEINIFDPDCIILGGGILHMEGFPRAELEAAIYRHARKPYPGLDFRIIYAAPNQESGVIGAGIYAYKRLQNPSYL, from the coding sequence GTGGATAAGCGTGCGGCCGGCCCGCACGACGAGGAGGTCATCGACTTGTACGACGACGTCGTCCTGGGCATCGACCTGGGTGGCACTCACCTGCGGTTGGGGCTCGTGGACCGGAACTACCAAGTATCGCAGTTCGAGATTCGGAAGACGAGGGAGATTCTCCAGGGCGACCGTCCCGTGCAGCGGCTGATCGACACCGTGTCCGCATACATCGCCGCTCACCTTGGCGACCGGCTGCCGGCCGCCGTCGCCGTCGGCTTCCCCTCCACGGTGGACCGGACCAGGCGGGTCGTGATGTCCACCCCCAACATTCCGGGGTTGAATGACCTGCCGGTCGCCGACCTGATGGAGCAGGCGCTAGGCGTGCCCGTGTTCGTCAACCGGGACGTGAACTTCCTGATGCTGCACGACCTCCTGGCGCACGACCTCGAAGGGCTGCCCATCGTGCTCGGTTTTTATGTGGGGACCGGTTTCGGGAACGCCGTCTTCCTGGACGGCAGGCTGCTCACGGGCAGGCACGGCATGGCCGCTGAACTGGGCCACGTGCCGCTGTTCCGGCTGCAGGACCGCTGTGGATGCGGAAACCCGGGGTGCGCCGAGATCATCGCGTCGGGCCTGCGGCTGGAACGGATCCAACAGGAGCAGTTCCCGGACGTTCCGCTGGAGGAGCTGTTCATCCGGCATGCGTCCCATCCGGCGCTGCGGCAGTTCGTCGAGGACCTCTCGCTGCCCATCGCCACGGAGATCAACATCTTCGATCCGGACTGCATCATCCTGGGCGGCGGAATCCTGCACATGGAAGGGTTTCCCCGGGCCGAGTTGGAAGCCGCCATCTACCGGCACGCGCGCAAACCCTACCCGGGACTCGACTTCCGCATCATCTACGCGGCGCCCAACCAGGAGAGCGGCGTGATCGGTGCGGGGATCTACGCCTACAAGCGACTTCAGAACCCGAGTTACCTCTGA
- the rpiB gene encoding ribose 5-phosphate isomerase B — protein MRIAIGNDHVGTEMKRAIAAHLESLGHEVVNFGTDSTERTDYPIYGERVARAVAAGEVDCGILICGTGVGISLAANKVRGIRAVVCSEPYTARLSKQHNNTNILAFGARVVGVDLAKMIVDEWLNASFEGGRHQRRVDMIADIERREECGPEGC, from the coding sequence ATGAGGATTGCCATCGGCAATGATCACGTGGGTACGGAGATGAAGCGGGCCATCGCGGCCCACCTGGAAAGCCTGGGCCACGAGGTGGTCAACTTCGGCACGGACAGCACCGAACGGACGGACTATCCGATCTACGGGGAAAGGGTGGCCCGCGCGGTGGCCGCAGGGGAGGTCGACTGCGGGATTCTCATCTGCGGCACCGGGGTGGGCATCTCGCTGGCTGCGAATAAGGTCAGGGGCATCCGGGCCGTGGTGTGCAGCGAGCCGTACACGGCCCGCCTGTCGAAGCAGCACAACAACACCAACATCCTGGCCTTCGGCGCCCGGGTGGTGGGCGTGGACCTGGCCAAGATGATTGTCGACGAGTGGCTGAACGCCTCGTTCGAAGGGGGCCGCCACCAGCGCCGGGTCGACATGATCGCCGACATCGAGCGCCGGGAGGAGTGCGGGCCGGAGGGGTGCTGA
- a CDS encoding LacI family DNA-binding transcriptional regulator: MKKRSVSIKEISELAGVSVATVSRVINRNGRYSKETEQRVLQIIEEYGYQPDLVARGLRTRKLQVVGVIVPDITNEFFARVTQELQNNLFALGYSTIICNTNEEYEKEKRYLAMLRAQKVSGLIYISGLRTEGQPSLLVPTVYIDRKPPRTSETAELVFIESANEEGGYLATRSLLDSGCRRVGLITYRPDISSHGDRLRGYRKALEERGLPFDQDLVVQVSRVSMSSGFEAALQLMRAHPEIDGFFCTADLLAYGVLSCLSGPAGMAAGRRIRLVGFDDLSFSGTEAFSLSSVRQSVEEFGRLGAYAVVQMIEGKPLERKHYRLPVELVLRNTTR; encoded by the coding sequence GTGAAGAAGCGGAGCGTCTCCATCAAGGAGATCTCGGAACTGGCCGGCGTCTCGGTGGCGACGGTTTCAAGGGTCATCAACCGGAACGGCCGGTACTCCAAAGAGACGGAGCAGCGAGTCCTGCAGATCATAGAGGAATACGGGTATCAGCCCGATCTGGTGGCGCGGGGGCTGCGCACCCGGAAACTCCAGGTCGTCGGGGTGATCGTGCCCGACATCACCAACGAGTTCTTCGCCCGGGTCACCCAGGAACTGCAGAACAACCTGTTTGCGCTCGGCTACTCGACCATCATCTGCAACACCAATGAGGAGTACGAGAAGGAAAAGCGTTACCTCGCCATGCTCCGGGCCCAGAAGGTCAGCGGGCTGATCTACATCTCCGGTCTCCGCACCGAAGGGCAGCCGTCGCTCCTGGTGCCGACGGTGTACATCGACCGCAAGCCGCCCCGGACCAGCGAAACCGCCGAGCTCGTGTTCATCGAGAGCGCCAACGAGGAGGGCGGGTACCTGGCCACCCGGTCCCTGCTGGACAGCGGATGCCGGCGTGTCGGTCTCATCACGTACCGCCCGGACATCTCCTCTCACGGTGACCGCCTGCGCGGGTACCGGAAGGCCCTGGAAGAACGGGGGCTGCCTTTCGACCAGGACCTGGTGGTGCAGGTCTCCCGGGTGAGCATGTCCAGCGGCTTCGAGGCGGCCTTGCAGCTGATGCGCGCTCACCCCGAGATCGATGGCTTCTTCTGCACGGCCGATCTGCTGGCCTACGGCGTGCTGAGCTGCCTGTCCGGTCCGGCCGGGATGGCAGCGGGCAGACGCATCCGGTTGGTGGGGTTTGACGATCTTTCGTTCTCGGGCACCGAGGCCTTCTCCCTTTCCAGCGTCCGGCAGTCGGTGGAGGAGTTCGGCAGGCTGGGCGCCTACGCCGTGGTGCAGATGATCGAAGGAAAGCCACTGGAGCGCAAGCACTATCGGCTTCCCGTGGAACTGGTCCTCCGCAATACGACCCGGTGA
- a CDS encoding thermonuclease family protein: MTKSKEKGRRSRGWVALAAVVVIAAALSGRPDSGEGQKAPSSAVQAGAGQDGTRTGTEAPDTTDATVGAEPASGAPHADAGQGAPSSDGTAGAAAGREEGASAGEAQSPAPTPAQTLQATVQRVVDGDTVDVLVDGREERVRLIGVDTPEVYGKAEAYGAEASAFTKQRLTGQEVRLELDVEERDRYGRLLAYVWIGDEMFNETLVREGYAQVMTVPPNVKYADRFVALQREAREHGRGLWGLEEASGSGAGVAASGGTASGGAAGGSVLPVNGDCGGLIKGNVSSSGELIYHVPGGQFYDRTRAEACFATPEEAEAAGYRRSRR; the protein is encoded by the coding sequence ATGACCAAGTCGAAAGAGAAAGGCCGCCGGTCCCGGGGCTGGGTCGCCCTGGCGGCGGTCGTCGTGATCGCGGCCGCGCTGAGCGGCCGGCCCGACAGCGGGGAAGGGCAGAAGGCGCCGTCTTCCGCGGTGCAGGCGGGGGCGGGGCAGGACGGAACACGGACGGGGACGGAGGCGCCGGATACGACGGATGCGACGGTTGGGGCGGAGCCGGCGTCGGGCGCGCCGCATGCGGACGCGGGGCAGGGAGCACCGAGTTCGGACGGGACGGCCGGCGCAGCCGCGGGCCGTGAGGAGGGCGCGTCGGCGGGCGAGGCGCAGAGCCCGGCGCCGACCCCCGCGCAGACTCTGCAGGCTACGGTGCAGCGGGTGGTGGACGGCGACACGGTGGACGTCCTGGTGGACGGACGGGAGGAGCGGGTGCGGCTGATCGGCGTGGACACGCCGGAGGTCTACGGGAAGGCCGAGGCCTACGGCGCGGAGGCCTCCGCCTTCACCAAGCAGCGGCTGACCGGCCAGGAGGTGCGGCTGGAGCTGGACGTGGAGGAGCGGGACCGGTACGGCCGGCTGCTGGCCTACGTCTGGATCGGTGACGAGATGTTCAACGAGACGCTGGTCCGGGAAGGCTACGCCCAGGTGATGACGGTTCCTCCCAACGTGAAGTATGCGGACCGGTTCGTCGCCCTCCAGCGGGAGGCGCGGGAGCACGGCCGCGGGCTCTGGGGGTTGGAAGAGGCGTCCGGCTCCGGGGCCGGCGTCGCAGCCTCCGGCGGAACGGCCTCCGGGGGCGCTGCGGGCGGCTCCGTCCTGCCGGTGAACGGCGACTGCGGCGGGCTGATCAAGGGCAACGTCTCCTCCAGCGGGGAGCTGATCTACCACGTGCCCGGCGGGCAGTTCTACGACCGGACCCGCGCGGAGGCCTGTTTCGCCACGCCGGAAGAAGCGGAGGCCGCCGGCTACAGGAGGTCCAGGCGGTAG
- a CDS encoding TetR/AcrR family transcriptional regulator, with protein sequence MVLRGRGERNEGRVGSAGRAGDARTAGDVAGGGAAGRIERRGRQSRRTERALRILDAAASLVERYGYSKTTMDDVAREAGVAKGTLYLHWNTREELFGAVLRREQILLTRSFLDRMRAQKQPLTVHALFKQAALGLLERPLVRAVFTRDVEVVGNLLRREQRDHPEQKELFHLLLDFLGRSNLMRRDLTPQAQAFLVSAIFLGFFLMVSWVPDQAEMSDEQVAGLMADTVVAALHLDGQATPREEAEAAEDVLRHLEELVAREEAAFQAELA encoded by the coding sequence ATGGTGCTCAGGGGGAGAGGCGAGCGCAACGAAGGCCGGGTGGGGAGTGCGGGAAGGGCAGGTGATGCGCGCACCGCAGGCGACGTGGCAGGCGGAGGAGCTGCCGGCCGGATCGAAAGACGGGGCCGGCAGTCCCGGCGGACGGAGCGGGCCCTGCGCATCCTCGACGCGGCCGCGTCGCTGGTGGAGCGGTACGGTTACAGCAAGACCACCATGGACGATGTGGCGCGGGAGGCCGGGGTGGCCAAGGGGACGCTCTACCTGCACTGGAACACGCGCGAGGAGCTGTTCGGCGCGGTTCTGCGCCGGGAGCAGATCCTGCTCACGCGCAGCTTCCTCGACCGCATGCGGGCCCAGAAGCAGCCGCTCACGGTGCACGCCCTCTTCAAGCAGGCGGCGCTGGGGCTGCTCGAGCGCCCGCTGGTGCGGGCGGTCTTCACCCGCGACGTGGAGGTGGTCGGCAACCTGCTCCGGCGCGAGCAGCGCGATCACCCCGAGCAGAAGGAGCTGTTCCACCTGCTGTTGGACTTCCTCGGCCGGTCCAACCTGATGCGGCGCGACCTCACACCCCAGGCCCAGGCGTTCCTGGTGAGCGCGATCTTTCTCGGGTTCTTCCTCATGGTCTCCTGGGTACCCGACCAGGCGGAGATGAGCGACGAGCAGGTCGCCGGCCTCATGGCGGACACCGTGGTGGCGGCGCTGCACCTGGACGGACAGGCGACGCCCCGGGAGGAGGCGGAAGCGGCGGAGGACGTGCTGAGGCACCTGGAGGAGCTGGTTGCCCGGGAGGAGGCTGCGTTCCAGGCGGAGTTGGCGTGA
- a CDS encoding tartrate dehydrogenase, which produces MQNVSVAVIPGDGIGNETVRAGRRVLDAAAELDGGIKFEYTEFEWGCAYYLRHGEMAPKGFLNTLANFDTILLGAVGYPGVPDHVSLWGLLLPIRRGFEQYVNLRPVRILRGVVSPLRGRNPGDVNFVCIRENTEGEYSNMGGRLHAGLPHEVVVQNTVFTRVGTERIIRYAYQLAANAPRKRLCGATKSNGINYTMPYWDEIFNEIGEREFPEVNRWLCHIDALAANFVLKPDEFDVVVASNLFGDILTDLGGAIMGSIGMAASANINPERRYPSMFEPVHGSAPDIAGRGIANPVGQIWSVSLMLEHLGRADLGKAVLDAVEDVLEEGRVRTPDLGGRNTTDEMTDAVIARLAQRLR; this is translated from the coding sequence GTGCAGAACGTATCGGTTGCGGTCATTCCCGGTGACGGAATCGGCAACGAAACGGTACGGGCGGGGCGCCGGGTGCTGGACGCGGCGGCGGAACTGGACGGCGGCATCAAGTTCGAGTACACCGAGTTCGAGTGGGGCTGCGCCTACTACCTGCGGCACGGCGAGATGGCCCCGAAGGGCTTCCTGAACACCCTGGCCAACTTCGACACCATCCTGCTCGGCGCGGTGGGCTACCCGGGCGTTCCGGACCACGTCTCCCTGTGGGGGCTACTGCTCCCCATCCGGCGCGGCTTCGAGCAGTACGTGAACCTGCGGCCGGTGCGGATCCTGCGCGGCGTGGTCAGCCCGCTCCGGGGCCGCAACCCCGGCGACGTCAACTTCGTCTGCATCCGGGAGAACACCGAGGGCGAGTACTCCAACATGGGTGGCCGGCTGCACGCCGGGCTCCCCCATGAGGTGGTCGTGCAGAACACCGTCTTCACCCGGGTGGGCACGGAGCGGATCATCCGCTACGCCTACCAGCTGGCCGCCAACGCCCCCCGGAAGCGGCTGTGCGGCGCCACCAAGTCCAATGGCATCAACTACACGATGCCCTACTGGGATGAGATCTTCAACGAGATCGGCGAGCGGGAGTTCCCCGAGGTCAACCGCTGGCTGTGCCACATCGACGCCCTCGCGGCCAACTTCGTGCTGAAGCCGGACGAGTTCGATGTGGTGGTGGCCTCCAACCTCTTCGGCGACATCCTGACGGACCTCGGCGGGGCGATTATGGGGTCGATCGGCATGGCGGCCTCGGCCAACATCAACCCCGAGCGCAGGTACCCGTCCATGTTCGAGCCGGTGCACGGCTCCGCCCCGGACATCGCCGGCAGGGGCATCGCCAACCCCGTCGGGCAGATCTGGTCGGTGAGCCTGATGCTGGAGCACCTCGGCCGGGCTGACCTGGGTAAGGCGGTGCTGGACGCGGTGGAGGACGTGCTCGAGGAGGGCCGGGTGCGCACGCCGGACCTGGGCGGCCGCAACACCACCGACGAGATGACCGACGCGGTCATCGCCCGGCTCGCCCAGCGCCTCCGCTAG
- the alsB gene encoding D-allose transporter substrate-binding protein, which produces MTKVSRIAASVLLTAALAVTVSGCGSSQTQTPGSSTPGQQTETKAEYAVVLKVLSSPFWQSMRDGILEEAEKQGIKVDIYAANSEDDVEGQVTLLENAINKGYKAIGVAPISADNLVPAVAEASKKGIYVINIDEKLNLESLKGLGGAVQAFVSTDNKAVGRTGAQYIIDRIGGSGQVAIIEGKAGAASGEDRKAGATEAFLKAGVELVESQPADWDRTKAYDLATNYIAKYPDLKGIYACNDTMAMGALEAVKNAGKDIVVVGTDGNEDAVASVKAGELAATVAQDPAQIGRRGVQLMIEAVKAGKAIDPNAAPAMESVDAILITKDAN; this is translated from the coding sequence GTGACCAAAGTGTCCAGGATCGCTGCCTCCGTGTTGCTGACCGCTGCGCTGGCTGTCACCGTATCCGGCTGTGGAAGCTCCCAGACGCAGACTCCCGGCTCGTCGACCCCCGGCCAGCAGACCGAAACGAAGGCCGAGTACGCCGTCGTTCTCAAGGTGCTCTCCAGCCCGTTCTGGCAGAGCATGCGCGACGGCATCCTCGAGGAAGCCGAGAAGCAGGGCATCAAGGTCGATATCTACGCCGCCAACTCGGAGGATGACGTGGAAGGGCAGGTCACCCTGCTCGAGAACGCCATCAACAAGGGCTACAAGGCGATCGGCGTGGCGCCCATCTCTGCGGACAACCTGGTGCCGGCCGTGGCCGAGGCTTCGAAGAAGGGCATCTACGTCATCAACATCGATGAGAAGCTCAATCTGGAGAGCCTGAAGGGGCTCGGCGGCGCCGTCCAGGCCTTCGTGTCCACCGATAACAAGGCCGTCGGGCGGACGGGCGCGCAGTACATCATCGACCGGATCGGCGGTTCCGGCCAGGTGGCCATCATCGAGGGCAAGGCCGGCGCGGCCTCGGGCGAGGATCGCAAGGCCGGCGCCACCGAAGCCTTCCTGAAGGCGGGGGTCGAACTGGTCGAGAGCCAGCCGGCGGACTGGGACCGCACCAAGGCCTATGACCTGGCCACCAACTACATCGCCAAGTATCCCGACCTGAAGGGCATTTACGCCTGCAACGACACCATGGCCATGGGCGCCCTGGAGGCGGTGAAGAACGCCGGCAAGGACATCGTGGTGGTCGGCACCGACGGCAACGAGGACGCGGTGGCTTCGGTGAAGGCCGGCGAGCTCGCTGCGACCGTGGCCCAGGATCCCGCGCAGATCGGCCGCCGAGGCGTGCAGCTCATGATCGAGGCCGTCAAGGCGGGCAAGGCGATTGACCCCAACGCGGCGCCTGCGATGGAATCGGTCGACGCGATCCTGATCACCAAGGACGCCAACTAG